In Candidatus Rokuibacteriota bacterium, the following are encoded in one genomic region:
- a CDS encoding DegQ family serine endoprotease, giving the protein MRLQIRRHPTLWRLAALGIALSLVALVPRLGFTKVEQGSVWTERQAAPVPAAAQSPAPWVELARQLKPAVVNISTKRVQEMGTPFQGPLGHTEPFNEFFKQFFGRQPRRTVKSLGSGFAINPNGYILTNNHVVDGATEIRVTLADGRELPGKVLGRDAKTDLALVKIEASGLPVIPLGSSAALQVGEPVMAIGNPFGLEQTVTTGIVSATGRVIGEGPYDDFIQTDASINPGNSGGPLINARGEAVGINAAIFTQSGGSVGIGFAIPSNLAKSVVSQLAEAGHVVRGWLGVAIQPLTPELARGFGLPDAHGALVASVAPDSPALKAGIKSGDIITAFNGSPIRRSEELPRAVAATPVGSGVAVTVLRDGKPLGLTARIAQLAEPQEQVVGERPGTGSLGLAVQPITPEQAREMGLGSKTGVLVRGVEDGSRAAGAGIQPGDVIVEVDRHPIGNVRDLRRSLEEHHKGTPTLFLVHRDGESLYLALGS; this is encoded by the coding sequence ATGAGACTGCAGATCCGTCGTCACCCCACGCTGTGGCGCCTTGCCGCGCTCGGCATCGCGCTCTCGCTCGTCGCGCTCGTCCCGCGCCTGGGATTCACCAAGGTGGAGCAGGGCTCCGTGTGGACCGAGCGCCAGGCCGCTCCCGTTCCGGCAGCCGCCCAGTCCCCGGCGCCCTGGGTGGAGCTCGCGCGCCAGCTCAAGCCCGCCGTGGTCAACATCAGCACGAAACGGGTACAGGAGATGGGCACGCCGTTCCAGGGGCCGCTCGGGCACACTGAGCCGTTCAACGAGTTCTTCAAGCAGTTCTTCGGCCGCCAGCCGCGTCGCACCGTCAAGAGCCTCGGCTCCGGCTTCGCCATCAACCCGAACGGCTACATCCTCACGAACAACCACGTGGTGGATGGGGCCACGGAGATCCGCGTCACCCTCGCCGACGGCCGGGAGCTCCCGGGCAAGGTGCTCGGGCGGGACGCCAAGACCGACCTCGCGCTGGTGAAGATCGAGGCCTCCGGACTCCCGGTGATTCCTCTGGGGAGCTCCGCTGCGCTCCAGGTCGGCGAGCCCGTGATGGCCATCGGCAACCCGTTCGGCCTCGAGCAGACCGTCACCACCGGGATCGTGAGCGCCACCGGACGCGTGATCGGCGAGGGCCCGTACGACGACTTCATCCAGACAGACGCCTCCATCAATCCGGGTAACAGCGGCGGGCCGCTGATCAACGCGCGGGGGGAGGCCGTGGGCATCAACGCGGCGATCTTCACCCAGAGCGGCGGCTCGGTCGGCATCGGCTTCGCGATCCCCAGCAACCTGGCCAAGAGCGTGGTCAGCCAGCTCGCCGAGGCGGGCCACGTGGTGCGCGGCTGGCTGGGCGTGGCCATCCAGCCCCTCACCCCCGAGCTGGCCAGGGGCTTCGGCTTGCCCGATGCCCACGGCGCCCTGGTGGCGTCGGTGGCGCCCGACTCGCCGGCGCTCAAGGCGGGAATCAAGTCCGGCGACATCATCACCGCGTTCAACGGTAGCCCGATCCGCCGCTCCGAGGAGCTGCCGCGCGCCGTGGCCGCGACGCCGGTCGGCAGCGGGGTGGCGGTGACGGTGCTGCGCGACGGGAAGCCTCTCGGCCTCACCGCCCGGATCGCCCAGCTCGCGGAGCCCCAGGAGCAGGTCGTGGGCGAGCGCCCCGGCACGGGCTCACTGGGTCTGGCGGTGCAGCCCATCACGCCCGAGCAGGCCCGCGAGATGGGGCTCGGGAGCAAGACCGGTGTCCTCGTGCGGGGCGTCGAGGACGGCAGCCGCGCCGCCGGCGCGGGCATCCAACCGGGCGACGTCATCGTCGAGGTGGACCGCCATCCGATCGGGAACGTACGCGACCTGAGGCGCTCGCTGGAGGAGCACCACAAGGGCACCCCCACGCTTTTCCTGGTCCATCGCGATGGCGAGAGCCTCTACCTCGCGCTCGGCTCCTGA